A window of Brachybacterium fresconis contains these coding sequences:
- a CDS encoding LysR family transcriptional regulator, protein MRAEHLSAFEAVARLGTFTRAAEEQFIAQPSLSRQIRTLEAELGAALFRRGRRGAELTEAGRVLLPIARRMLADAEAARAELDELAGLRRGRVRLGAPPTVCVSLVADVLAVFHDRYPGVDLQVSEAGSLALVDQLTAGELDLAVIVTRDGAPRIDGAELLPLLQERLVVASSARKPAPAGADGAAGLTLARLADLPQVAFHRSYDLRAATDAAFAFAGLAPEVAVEGAEMDAVLRFVERGIGVAVVPAMVVLDRPGLRSIPLAEPVLERTLNLARRPGAPLSTAAAAMQQLVFERVGRMEVSGVVSLAR, encoded by the coding sequence ATGCGAGCTGAGCATCTGAGCGCCTTCGAGGCCGTCGCCCGGCTGGGCACCTTCACCCGAGCTGCCGAGGAGCAGTTCATCGCACAGCCCTCGTTGTCGCGGCAGATCAGGACCCTGGAGGCGGAGCTGGGCGCGGCGCTGTTCCGGCGGGGCCGACGCGGCGCGGAGCTGACCGAGGCCGGACGCGTGCTGCTGCCGATCGCCCGGCGCATGCTGGCCGATGCCGAGGCCGCCCGGGCCGAGCTCGACGAGCTCGCGGGCCTGCGTCGGGGACGGGTGCGGCTGGGGGCGCCGCCCACGGTGTGCGTCTCCCTCGTCGCCGACGTTCTCGCGGTGTTCCACGACCGCTACCCGGGCGTCGATCTGCAGGTCAGCGAGGCCGGTTCGCTGGCGCTGGTGGACCAGCTGACGGCGGGGGAGCTCGACCTGGCCGTGATCGTCACGCGCGATGGCGCCCCGCGCATCGACGGGGCCGAGCTGCTCCCCCTGCTTCAGGAGCGCCTGGTGGTGGCCTCCTCCGCGAGGAAGCCCGCCCCGGCCGGGGCCGACGGGGCGGCGGGACTGACCCTGGCTCGGCTCGCCGATCTCCCGCAGGTCGCCTTCCACCGCAGTTACGACCTGCGGGCGGCGACCGATGCGGCCTTCGCCTTCGCGGGCCTGGCGCCGGAGGTCGCGGTCGAGGGAGCGGAGATGGACGCGGTCCTGCGATTCGTCGAGCGCGGCATCGGGGTGGCGGTGGTCCCGGCGATGGTGGTGCTGGACCGTCCGGGGCTGCGGAGCATCCCGCTGGCGGAGCCGGTCCTGGAGCGCACGCTGAACCTCGCCCGTCGGCCCGGGGCTCCGCTGTCGACGGCGGCCGCGGCGATGCAGCAGCTGGTGTTCGAACGGGTGGGACGGATGGAGGTGTCCGGCGTGGTCTCTCTCGCGCGGTGA
- a CDS encoding L-aspartate oxidase — MSIDAPTDRLITTSVLVIGTGGAGLRAAIELAERGVQVLTVGKRRRHDAHTTLAAGGINAALGTMDPEDSWQQHAADTLRESYYLADPAIVETVARGAAQGIEDLERWGMPFAREADGRLSQRFFGAHTYRRTCFAGDYTGLEIQRTLLRRAAELDVPVIDTVYITRLLVADGTVFGAYGFDVVTGQGVQIHADGVILAAGGHTRIWRVTSSRRDENTGDSFRLAARAGARIRDAELVQFHPSGLLEPDDAAGTLVSEAARGEGGVLRNARGERFMERYDPVRLELSTRDRVALANHTEIAAGRGTERGGVLLDVSHLPREQILATLPRVYRTLIDLQMLDITEEPIEVAPTAHYSMGGVRVGPEDHGTGVAGLYAIGEASSGLHGANRLGGNSLIELLVYGRITGQAAAEFAAGLTAVQRDPDAVAEARAEQTDLLTGDGLEVPRRLQREVRDLMTAHAGVVRDEAGLLEGLAKLSRLEERSAHITAHPDVAGFDDLAHAFDLQGSLLAARATLECALERRETRGCHNRSDFPEQDPQLRGNFVWSPDAGVGFEPLPEVPGPLQDLAAAPRDDSPRGKLVE; from the coding sequence ATGAGCATCGACGCCCCCACCGACCGCCTGATCACCACCTCTGTCCTCGTCATCGGCACCGGCGGGGCCGGCCTGCGGGCCGCCATCGAGCTCGCCGAGCGCGGAGTCCAGGTGCTGACCGTGGGGAAGCGACGACGCCACGACGCCCACACGACGCTCGCCGCCGGGGGGATCAACGCGGCGCTGGGCACCATGGATCCCGAGGATTCCTGGCAGCAGCACGCCGCCGACACGCTGCGGGAGTCCTACTACCTGGCCGACCCGGCGATCGTCGAGACCGTCGCGCGCGGGGCGGCCCAGGGCATCGAGGACCTCGAGCGCTGGGGCATGCCGTTCGCCCGCGAGGCCGACGGCCGGCTCTCCCAGCGCTTCTTCGGCGCTCACACCTACCGCCGCACCTGCTTCGCCGGCGACTACACGGGCCTGGAGATCCAGCGGACCCTCCTGCGCCGCGCCGCCGAGCTCGACGTGCCCGTGATCGACACGGTCTACATCACCCGCCTGCTCGTCGCCGACGGCACCGTCTTCGGTGCCTACGGCTTCGATGTCGTCACCGGCCAGGGCGTGCAGATCCACGCGGACGGGGTGATCCTCGCCGCCGGCGGACACACCCGCATCTGGCGCGTCACCTCCTCGCGCCGCGACGAGAACACCGGCGACTCCTTCCGTCTCGCCGCCCGCGCGGGGGCTCGGATCCGCGATGCCGAGCTGGTCCAGTTCCACCCCTCGGGGCTGCTGGAGCCCGATGACGCGGCCGGCACCCTGGTCTCCGAGGCGGCCCGCGGGGAGGGCGGGGTGCTGCGCAACGCGCGCGGCGAACGCTTCATGGAGCGCTACGACCCTGTCCGGCTGGAGCTGTCGACGCGCGACCGGGTGGCGCTGGCGAACCACACCGAGATCGCCGCGGGCAGGGGCACCGAGCGCGGCGGAGTGCTGCTGGACGTCTCGCACCTCCCGCGCGAGCAGATCCTGGCCACGCTCCCCCGGGTCTACCGCACCCTCATCGACCTGCAGATGCTGGACATCACGGAGGAACCGATCGAGGTCGCCCCCACCGCCCACTACTCGATGGGCGGGGTCCGGGTGGGGCCCGAGGACCACGGCACAGGCGTCGCAGGGCTGTATGCGATCGGGGAGGCCTCCTCGGGGCTGCACGGCGCGAACCGCCTCGGCGGGAACTCGCTGATCGAGCTGCTCGTGTACGGACGGATCACCGGCCAGGCCGCCGCGGAGTTCGCCGCCGGGCTCACCGCGGTGCAGCGGGACCCCGACGCCGTCGCCGAGGCGCGGGCCGAGCAGACCGACCTGCTGACCGGGGACGGGCTCGAGGTGCCGCGGCGACTGCAGCGCGAGGTCCGGGACCTCATGACCGCCCACGCGGGTGTGGTGCGCGACGAGGCGGGTCTGCTCGAGGGGCTGGCGAAGCTCTCCCGACTCGAGGAGCGTTCCGCCCACATCACGGCCCATCCCGACGTCGCCGGGTTCGACGACCTCGCCCACGCCTTCGACCTGCAGGGATCGCTGCTGGCTGCCCGCGCGACCCTCGAATGCGCGCTCGAACGCCGGGAGACCCGCGGCTGCCACAACCGCTCGGACTTCCCCGAGCAGGACCCGCAGCTGCGCGGGAACTTCGTGTGGTCGCCCGACGCGGGTGTCGGGTTCGAGCCGCTGCCCGAGGTGCCGGGGCCGCTGCAGGACCTCGCCGCGGCGCCGCGGGACGACTCCCCGCGGGGCAAGCTCGTGGAGTAG
- a CDS encoding VOC family protein, translated as MTRFIVLDAADIDAEAAFWAAVLGGTVRASAQDSAYPDWRDVRVDGEVVLGVQFAPDHVAPQWPGTAPDRQRQQLHWDLYVARDEVASACREVSELGARLLQRADDPEAADGFHVFADPAGHPFCICWG; from the coding sequence ATGACCCGATTCATCGTCCTGGACGCCGCCGATATCGATGCCGAGGCCGCTTTCTGGGCCGCCGTGCTGGGCGGGACGGTCCGCGCCTCCGCCCAGGACAGCGCCTACCCCGACTGGCGCGACGTCCGGGTCGACGGGGAGGTCGTGCTCGGTGTGCAGTTCGCCCCGGATCACGTCGCGCCGCAGTGGCCCGGAACGGCTCCTGATCGTCAGCGGCAGCAGCTCCACTGGGATCTCTATGTGGCGCGGGACGAGGTCGCCTCGGCGTGCCGCGAGGTCTCCGAGCTGGGAGCGCGCCTGCTGCAGCGCGCGGACGACCCGGAGGCCGCCGACGGGTTCCACGTCTTCGCCGATCCCGCGGGCCACCCGTTCTGCATCTGCTGGGGGTGA
- a CDS encoding ferritin has product MKMSNDLEKKFQDQITLEFEASMTYRQLAIEADEQDLPGIAAWLRHQADEEIVHANKFIQHVSDRDNHSAIGAITAPGVTPGLSVLEIFEASLAHEQKVSEAIRELYRSADKEGDYDSRPLLNWFVDEQIEEEATVSEIIGRVKLIGDDGSGILRLDAELGARPTESTEADQD; this is encoded by the coding sequence ATGAAGATGAGCAATGACCTTGAGAAGAAGTTCCAGGACCAGATCACCCTCGAGTTCGAAGCCTCGATGACGTACCGCCAGCTGGCCATCGAGGCCGACGAGCAGGACCTCCCCGGCATCGCCGCGTGGCTGCGCCACCAGGCGGACGAGGAGATCGTCCACGCCAACAAGTTCATCCAGCACGTCTCGGACCGCGACAACCATTCGGCCATCGGTGCCATCACGGCGCCGGGCGTGACGCCGGGCCTGTCGGTGCTGGAGATCTTCGAGGCCTCCCTCGCCCATGAGCAGAAGGTCTCCGAGGCGATCCGCGAGCTGTACCGCAGCGCCGACAAGGAGGGGGACTACGATTCCCGTCCGCTGCTGAACTGGTTCGTCGACGAGCAGATCGAGGAGGAGGCCACCGTCTCCGAGATCATCGGTCGCGTGAAGCTGATCGGCGACGACGGCTCGGGCATCCTGCGTCTGGACGCCGAACTGGGTGCCCGCCCCACCGAGTCCACCGAGGCCGACCAGGACTGA
- a CDS encoding VOC family protein, producing MPAAQFTPYISFPGNAAEAFEYYREVFGGELELMSYDDFPTDGFPFSPPSGATAHAQLDGGLVTLAGGDGIAAPGDELPPLGSDVYSFLVGLESVDEAHALIETLTSSGAEIAMPFELAPWGDHYGQVTDRFGILWAFVVPGESPRG from the coding sequence ATGCCCGCTGCGCAGTTCACCCCCTACATCAGCTTCCCCGGCAACGCCGCCGAGGCCTTCGAGTACTACCGCGAGGTCTTCGGCGGCGAGCTGGAGCTCATGTCGTACGACGACTTCCCCACCGACGGCTTCCCCTTCTCCCCACCGTCCGGCGCGACCGCACACGCCCAGCTCGACGGCGGCCTGGTGACGCTGGCCGGCGGCGACGGCATCGCCGCCCCGGGGGACGAGCTGCCCCCGCTCGGATCCGACGTCTACTCGTTCCTCGTGGGGCTGGAGAGCGTCGACGAGGCGCATGCCCTCATCGAGACGCTGACCTCGTCCGGAGCAGAGATCGCCATGCCCTTCGAGCTCGCCCCGTGGGGCGATCACTACGGGCAGGTCACGGACCGCTTCGGGATCCTGTGGGCGTTCGTGGTCCCGGGCGAGAGTCCTCGAGGCTGA
- a CDS encoding BCCT family transporter, whose product MTQDAPAEPCPVGTDDALGRRRARRERERFPSGPQRPGDARNAVFWVSVSLIVVLLALAGLRPARMSAAADAAMHWVTATSGWSLLVIPLGLIGLLLVLACTRFGRIRLGPDDSRPEYPTHAWIAMLLGAVMGIGMITYGVAEPVSHLVDPPHDLAEPGSQDAVVDALRFTFLDWGLHAWAVFATFGLAIGYSTHRLGNKSLVSPILRPLIGRHADGTVGKAVDVLVVLSTLFGTTTSLGLGAAQISQGLSQITGMDLTTTGVQILVIALVTVLFTASAMSGIGRGIRYLSQATMVIAAALLLFVMVTGPTSWLINLFLRSLGGYVGGFVEISLLLPTDGEDLAWMQGWTYFMMAWWISWGAFVGVFLARISRGRTIRQFVLVVLGLPSLIFSAWFTVFGGSAMFMDLERGTSIGQAAAENVNTAFFGLLDQLPLTTLTSVVAVGLVVLYFVTGADSNTYVLSVISSDGRMEPGRPVTCMWGLLTGATAAVLLHAGGLEALQAAVMLSAAPFIVVILALAISLVMLLCRDPLITARNPSAPLPEASPRRSAGVSLEDSRPGPRTPTGSRSGP is encoded by the coding sequence ATGACGCAGGACGCCCCCGCTGAACCATGCCCGGTCGGCACCGACGATGCGCTCGGACGGCGACGTGCTCGGCGCGAGAGAGAGCGGTTCCCGAGCGGGCCGCAGCGGCCGGGCGACGCGCGCAATGCGGTCTTCTGGGTCTCCGTGTCGCTCATCGTCGTCCTGCTCGCTCTCGCCGGTCTGCGGCCTGCGCGGATGAGCGCCGCTGCCGATGCGGCGATGCACTGGGTGACCGCCACCAGCGGATGGTCCCTGCTGGTGATACCGCTGGGCCTCATCGGTCTGCTGCTCGTGCTGGCCTGCACCCGGTTCGGTCGGATCCGGCTCGGCCCGGACGACTCGCGCCCCGAGTACCCCACCCATGCCTGGATCGCGATGCTGCTGGGCGCGGTGATGGGCATCGGGATGATCACCTACGGCGTCGCCGAGCCGGTCTCTCACCTGGTCGACCCGCCGCACGACCTCGCCGAGCCCGGCAGTCAGGACGCGGTGGTCGACGCCCTGCGCTTCACCTTCCTGGACTGGGGGCTGCACGCCTGGGCGGTGTTCGCCACCTTCGGCCTCGCCATCGGCTACTCCACCCACCGGCTCGGCAACAAGAGCCTGGTCTCGCCGATCCTGCGTCCGCTGATCGGGCGCCACGCCGACGGGACGGTGGGCAAGGCCGTCGATGTGCTGGTGGTCCTGTCGACGCTGTTCGGCACCACGACATCGCTGGGGCTGGGCGCCGCCCAGATCAGCCAGGGGCTGAGCCAGATCACCGGAATGGATCTCACCACCACAGGCGTGCAGATCCTCGTCATCGCCCTGGTCACCGTGCTGTTCACCGCGTCGGCGATGAGCGGGATCGGGCGCGGCATCCGCTACCTGAGCCAGGCCACGATGGTGATCGCCGCGGCCCTGCTGCTCTTCGTGATGGTCACCGGCCCCACCAGCTGGCTGATCAACCTCTTCCTGCGCTCCCTGGGCGGCTACGTCGGAGGATTCGTGGAGATCAGCCTCCTGCTGCCCACCGACGGCGAGGACCTGGCGTGGATGCAGGGGTGGACCTACTTCATGATGGCGTGGTGGATCTCCTGGGGCGCCTTCGTGGGCGTCTTCCTGGCTCGCATCTCCCGGGGCCGCACCATCCGGCAGTTCGTGCTGGTCGTCCTCGGTCTGCCGAGCCTGATCTTCTCCGCCTGGTTCACCGTGTTCGGCGGCTCGGCGATGTTCATGGACCTCGAGCGCGGCACGTCCATCGGGCAGGCCGCCGCCGAGAACGTCAACACCGCCTTCTTCGGCCTGCTCGACCAGCTGCCGCTGACGACGCTGACGTCGGTGGTCGCCGTCGGCCTGGTGGTGCTCTACTTTGTCACCGGCGCCGACTCGAACACCTACGTGCTCTCGGTGATCTCCTCGGACGGACGCATGGAGCCGGGCCGTCCGGTCACGTGCATGTGGGGCCTGCTGACCGGCGCGACCGCGGCCGTGCTGCTCCACGCCGGCGGCCTGGAAGCACTGCAGGCGGCCGTCATGCTCTCGGCGGCCCCGTTCATCGTCGTGATCCTCGCGCTGGCGATCTCCCTGGTGATGCTGCTGTGCCGTGATCCGCTGATCACGGCCCGGAACCCGTCGGCCCCGCTCCCGGAGGCATCGCCGCGTCGTTCCGCAGGAGTCAGCCTCGAGGACTCTCGCCCGGGACCACGAACGCCCACAGGATCCCGAAGCGGTCCGTGA
- a CDS encoding nucleotide exchange factor GrpE yields MDEIPASAPFTDEREPNEERPVVPTDVEEAHEAPAADTVEREALRALEDQLGLLREDFSRRAAEYEGTVRALQSTVEELRAQQLTGLMKPVFQRFADLKAEIDAAASRARERSDWNNADEYEFFSGSVDAILDHFDLESVRALAGDPFDRHSHAAVLRKPTDDPELDQTIARVARQGFRVIGGSRVLIPARVVIWSFSSPPNAPTAEASQIGHTSG; encoded by the coding sequence ATGGATGAGATCCCAGCTTCAGCCCCCTTCACGGACGAGCGCGAACCCAACGAGGAGCGGCCCGTTGTGCCCACGGATGTCGAGGAGGCGCACGAAGCTCCGGCCGCAGACACCGTCGAGAGAGAAGCCCTTCGAGCCCTCGAGGATCAGCTCGGGCTTCTCCGCGAAGACTTCAGCCGGCGAGCGGCGGAGTACGAGGGTACCGTCCGCGCTCTGCAGTCCACCGTAGAGGAGCTCCGTGCTCAACAACTGACCGGGCTCATGAAGCCGGTCTTCCAGCGGTTCGCCGATCTGAAAGCTGAGATTGATGCCGCTGCAAGCCGTGCGAGAGAACGTTCCGACTGGAATAACGCCGACGAGTATGAGTTCTTCTCCGGATCCGTGGATGCGATCTTGGACCATTTCGATCTCGAATCGGTTCGGGCTCTCGCCGGGGATCCGTTCGATCGCCATTCCCATGCGGCGGTGCTCAGGAAACCGACCGATGATCCCGAACTCGACCAGACAATCGCGCGGGTTGCACGGCAGGGCTTCCGTGTCATCGGTGGATCACGTGTCCTCATACCTGCTCGGGTCGTCATTTGGAGTTTTTCCTCCCCTCCAAATGCTCCTACCGCCGAGGCTTCACAGATCGGCCACACGTCTGGCTGA
- a CDS encoding Hsp70 family protein codes for MSTVYGIDLGTTYSAIARINEQDLAEIINNFEGDTTTPSAIFFEGAGNVVVGAEAKRVSLAEPDNSSLLIKREMGTDYEVEYQGQVYTPESLSALILKALVEAANDATGDDTSQVAITVPAYFGTQEREATRQAGQIAGLDVIGIVTEPVAAALSIGVGLREPATVMVYDLGGGTFDTTVMKIEPGKVEVVGVDGSRTLGGADWDEALVKLIIEKFVAEVGADAAPCEYDEEFLLDVRLKAEDAKKSLTRRESIQQRLSWETYKANIAISREEFESATKHLVDQTVQISQRTVETSQQKAPGLSIDKVLLVGGSSRMPMIAEALRGDLAWDPVNTDFDLAVAKGAAIYGQAQIEEILSYDDSAPDGSAEEKKLFLGGAQSLNVKNVLARSLGIEFLRSEGDGEKYIHHVSHANDSLPFDPEPISALTVSENQQKVSIALFEQAGEQESEVPEDNRLLKDVDLPFARPMPKESPIDIRIAITSEGLVRIKAEDPESGNSVDLEATVSQLDEQQVQEAESQVSAISLRS; via the coding sequence ATGAGTACCGTCTACGGGATCGACCTCGGCACCACCTACTCCGCCATTGCTCGTATCAATGAGCAGGACTTGGCAGAGATCATCAACAACTTCGAGGGAGACACCACGACGCCTTCGGCGATCTTCTTCGAGGGCGCGGGGAACGTCGTCGTCGGCGCCGAGGCCAAACGCGTCTCCCTCGCGGAACCAGACAACTCCAGCCTGCTCATCAAGCGGGAGATGGGCACGGATTACGAGGTCGAGTACCAGGGTCAGGTCTACACTCCCGAGTCACTCTCGGCCCTCATTTTGAAAGCACTCGTCGAGGCCGCAAACGACGCCACCGGCGACGACACCAGCCAGGTCGCGATCACCGTCCCCGCGTACTTCGGGACCCAGGAACGTGAGGCGACGCGCCAGGCAGGCCAGATCGCAGGCTTGGACGTGATCGGCATCGTCACGGAGCCGGTCGCCGCCGCACTCTCGATCGGGGTCGGGCTCCGCGAGCCTGCTACCGTCATGGTGTACGACCTCGGCGGGGGCACTTTCGATACCACGGTCATGAAGATCGAGCCCGGAAAGGTCGAGGTGGTCGGCGTCGACGGAAGCCGCACGCTCGGTGGAGCCGACTGGGACGAAGCCCTGGTGAAGCTCATCATCGAGAAGTTCGTCGCGGAGGTGGGCGCGGACGCCGCTCCCTGTGAGTACGACGAGGAATTCCTCCTGGATGTGCGCCTCAAGGCGGAGGACGCGAAGAAGTCACTGACCCGGCGCGAGTCCATCCAGCAACGACTGAGCTGGGAGACCTACAAGGCGAACATCGCGATCTCCCGTGAGGAGTTCGAGTCGGCCACGAAGCATCTGGTGGACCAGACTGTCCAGATCTCCCAGCGTACAGTCGAAACGTCCCAGCAGAAGGCCCCCGGGTTGAGCATCGATAAGGTGCTGCTGGTCGGCGGCTCCTCCCGTATGCCGATGATCGCGGAGGCACTTCGCGGAGATCTGGCGTGGGACCCGGTGAATACGGATTTCGATCTGGCCGTCGCGAAGGGAGCTGCCATCTATGGCCAGGCACAGATAGAAGAGATTCTCTCCTATGATGACAGCGCTCCCGACGGGTCGGCCGAGGAGAAGAAGCTCTTTCTCGGAGGTGCCCAGTCCCTGAACGTCAAGAATGTGCTCGCCCGGAGCCTCGGCATAGAATTCCTCCGCTCGGAAGGTGATGGGGAGAAGTACATCCACCACGTCTCCCACGCCAACGACTCGCTTCCCTTCGATCCCGAGCCGATCAGCGCGCTCACCGTCAGCGAAAACCAGCAGAAAGTCTCGATCGCACTCTTCGAACAGGCTGGCGAGCAGGAGTCGGAGGTTCCGGAGGACAACCGTCTGTTGAAGGACGTCGACCTCCCCTTCGCGCGGCCGATGCCGAAGGAGTCACCGATCGACATCAGAATCGCCATCACCTCTGAGGGTTTGGTACGGATCAAGGCGGAGGATCCCGAGAGCGGCAACTCGGTCGACCTCGAGGCAACCGTCTCGCAGCTCGATGAGCAACAGGTCCAGGAGGCTGAAAGCCAGGTCTCGGCCATCTCGCTGCGCAGCTGA